The following are from one region of the Chanos chanos chromosome 10, fChaCha1.1, whole genome shotgun sequence genome:
- the gpx7 gene encoding glutathione peroxidase 7, which yields MLLTAFTLLPLISHLVEAKQKDFYTFKVVNSRGRLVSLEKYRGSVSLAVNVASECGFTEEHYKDLQQLQRDFGPYHFNVLAFPCNQFGQQEPGSDKEIDSFVRRVYGVSFPLFSKIAVVGTGANNAFKYLTESSGKEPDWNFWKYLIDVNGKVVDAWGPTVSVKEIRPKIAELIRQIIIKRKEEL from the exons ATGCTCCTAACGGCGTTTACGTTATTACCATTAATATCGCATCTTGTTGAGGCGAAACAGAAagatttttacacatttaaagtTGTAAATAGTAGAGGGCGATTAGTGTCTTTGGAAAAATACAGGGGCTCG gtttcaCTGGCGGTGAATGTAGCCAGTGAGTGTGGCTTTACTGAGGAGCATTACAAGGATCTACAGCAGCTGCAGCGGGACTTTGGGCCGTACCATTTCAACGTGCTTGCCTTCCCCTGCAACCAATTCGGACAGCAGGAGCCCGGCAGCGACAAAGAGATTGACAGCTTTGTGCGGCGTGTCTATGGCGTCTCCTTCCCCCTCTTCAGCAAGATCGCTGTGGTTGGTACAGGAGCTAACAATGCATTCAAGTACCTTACTG AATCGTCTGGAAAAGAGCCTGATTGGAATTTCTGGAAGTACCTCATCGACGTGAATGGCAAAGTTGTTGATGCTTGGGGTCCGACCGTCTCTGTGAAAGAAATTCGTCCAAAAATAGCTGAACTGATACGGCAGATTATTatcaaaagaaaagaggagctTTAG